One Companilactobacillus farciminis KCTC 3681 = DSM 20184 genomic window, CCTATCTTTGGAGCCGTTATAACGGTCTCCCAAAATATTTACTTATGGTTCACTTTTGCCATATCTATATAATCTTATCATTTTTACAGTATTCATTTACACTGTCTAATTATTTCACAAGTGGTTTTTTAGCAGGTGTCCCTGGTTTTCTTGGGTATTTCTTCGGAGTTTTGTTAACTTTACCTACAAAGATAAAATTACGGATTCCTGCATCATTTGGTAACTCAACTGATGTTTGTTGTTTGATTTCTCCACCCAAAGTCTCAATCGCAAACTCTGCTGCTTTGACCTCTTCCGGAGCTTTTTCAGATTTCATAGCGACAAATTGTCCACCAACCTTAACTAGTGGCAAACAAAATTCTGTCAAAACATTCATAGCAGCGACTGCACGAGCCGTTACAACGTCAAATTGTTCTCTAAACTGAGCATTCTTACCAACTTCTTCAGCACGACCATGAACCAAATTGACATCTTCTAAACCTAACTTATTGACCAAACTATCCAAAAACTTGATTCGCTTGTTCAATGAGTCGACGATAGTAATTTTAAGTTTAGGATTAACGATTTTCAAAGGCAAAGATGGAAAACCTGCACCTGACCCAACATCACACAATGTTAATTCGTCACTTAAGATTTTTTTATCGACGAATCCTAATTCAATCGAATCGTAAAAATGTTTTAAATAAACTTGATCTTCATCAGTAATTGAAGTTAAGTTCATAACTTTATTAGTTTCAACCAATTCCTTAAAGTAAGTCGCAAATTGATCTTTTTGAGTTTCACTTAACTCAATCCCTTGTTTTGCCAAGGATTCAAAAAATTCTTCCGGTTTCATTGACATACCTCCACTCGTGAAACACATGTTTCACACCCTTTTATCCTATATTATTGTGGCCTTTAATTCAATGTTAGAAAAAAGAGTTTTTTCTAGATTTTGTAGCAGTTACAACAATATAATTGTATTGTTATTGGTAAAAACCATGGAGGAATTCGTATGATTACTGTTAAACATACTAATGAATTAACATCTAAAGAACTGATCGATATTTTAAAAGAACGTGTCAAAGTTTTCGTAGTCGAACAAAATTGTCCTTATCAAGAAGTCGACGATGATGATTACGATGATTTACACGTTTGTTTGACTGAAAACGGTCGATTAGAAGCCTATACCAGAATCATCGATAAAGGTGACCACATTACTTTTGGACGCGTTCTCGTCGTCAAAGAGTTTCGTAAGAATGGCTTGGGAGAAAAAATTGTTGCTGCAACAATCGATGAGATCAAACAAAGATTTCCCCAACAACCAATTCAAATCCAAGCTCAAGCTTATTTACAAAAATTCTATGAGCAATTCGGATTCAAAGCAATTTCTGACGTGTATTTAGAAGACAACATCCCTCACTTGGACATGCTGCTTAAATTTTAGAAAAACATTTACCAAAGATTTACATTTTTTATATTTTACATACATATTCATTTGATAAATTATCACTGTTAATCATTTAACAAAAAGCAAGAAAAATAGGCCAAACTCAATTTCTGAGTTCAGCCTACGCCCCTGCCAAGGAACTTAATTTTAGCACATATCGTCGCAACCGTCTGGCAAACAATCGCAATGCACGTGTTCTGGAGCAGTCTTTTCTTTTTCTTGTAAAGTCTTTTCTAATTTAGCGATATCAGCTCGACTGATTTCTAAGGAATCAATCAATTCATTCAAAACCGAACCTGCTTTATGAGCACAGAAATCATTGAATAAACTGTTAGCATATTCGTTCATCGTATCTTGTTCAGCTACAGTTGAGGAATAAATATAACGACCTTGTTCTTTTTTACGACTAAGAAATTCTTTTTTAGTTAAACGCGTAATTAAAGTCTTGATCGTAGAGTCAGACCAAGTTTGTTTCTTTTGCATCAAATTAATGATTTCTGAACTAGTCACA contains:
- a CDS encoding GNAT family N-acetyltransferase, which encodes MITVKHTNELTSKELIDILKERVKVFVVEQNCPYQEVDDDDYDDLHVCLTENGRLEAYTRIIDKGDHITFGRVLVVKEFRKNGLGEKIVAATIDEIKQRFPQQPIQIQAQAYLQKFYEQFGFKAISDVYLEDNIPHLDMLLKF
- the rsmG gene encoding 16S rRNA (guanine(527)-N(7))-methyltransferase RsmG, encoding MKPEEFFESLAKQGIELSETQKDQFATYFKELVETNKVMNLTSITDEDQVYLKHFYDSIELGFVDKKILSDELTLCDVGSGAGFPSLPLKIVNPKLKITIVDSLNKRIKFLDSLVNKLGLEDVNLVHGRAEEVGKNAQFREQFDVVTARAVAAMNVLTEFCLPLVKVGGQFVAMKSEKAPEEVKAAEFAIETLGGEIKQQTSVELPNDAGIRNFIFVGKVNKTPKKYPRKPGTPAKKPLVK
- a CDS encoding CopY/TcrY family copper transport repressor, encoding MDTVTKKERKKVEISSAEWQIMRIVWTLKHVTSSEIINLMQKKQTWSDSTIKTLITRLTKKEFLSRKKEQGRYIYSSTVAEQDTMNEYANSLFNDFCAHKAGSVLNELIDSLEISRADIAKLEKTLQEKEKTAPEHVHCDCLPDGCDDMC